The following are encoded together in the Streptomyces sp. NBC_00341 genome:
- a CDS encoding GvpL/GvpF family gas vesicle protein: protein MSVSAATDGVYVYAILRSATALPKDAVGVGSPPAALRVIGQGLLEAVVSDAPPKLRARRRDLLAHQDLLMRLADDGPVLPMRFGMVAADEQTVLAQLAADESGYAATLDRLAGRIEINVKVLPAQNALEALVTEEKNVRQLRAAARRNPGYEASVRLGEAIAGALNRRAAAAGQQILRELAPAARAAAPGPEVPGCVLNESFLVDRAESEAFLSRARDLGATFREHAEIRSVGPLPCYSFVSAQARPVLVGGK, encoded by the coding sequence AGGACGCGGTCGGCGTCGGATCGCCACCGGCAGCTCTCAGGGTCATCGGTCAGGGCCTGCTGGAGGCGGTCGTCAGCGACGCGCCGCCGAAGCTCCGCGCCCGCCGACGCGATCTGCTGGCACACCAGGACCTTCTGATGCGACTGGCCGACGACGGGCCGGTGCTCCCCATGCGGTTCGGAATGGTCGCGGCGGACGAGCAGACGGTCCTCGCGCAGCTGGCAGCTGACGAATCCGGGTATGCCGCCACCCTGGACCGACTCGCGGGCCGTATCGAGATCAACGTCAAGGTCCTTCCCGCGCAGAACGCACTGGAAGCACTCGTCACCGAGGAGAAGAACGTGCGGCAGCTCCGTGCGGCAGCTCGGCGAAACCCGGGGTACGAGGCCAGCGTCCGGCTGGGCGAAGCCATCGCCGGTGCCCTCAACCGGCGGGCGGCCGCAGCGGGGCAGCAAATCCTTCGTGAGCTCGCACCTGCTGCTCGGGCGGCCGCCCCGGGGCCGGAGGTCCCGGGATGCGTGCTGAACGAGTCCTTCCTCGTCGACCGGGCCGAGAGCGAAGCCTTCCTCTCGCGGGCCCGGGACCTCGGTGCCACGTTTCGGGAGCATGCGGAGATCCGGTCCGTCGGCCCGCTTCCCTGCTACAGCTTCGTTTCGGCACAGGCCCGGCCCGTGCTCGTGGGTGGGAAATGA
- a CDS encoding gas vesicle protein GvpG yields MGLITGLLTLPIAPVRGVVWVAEKLNDTAERELHDPAVLRTQLAVLNQELESGDISLEEFEREEERLLDRLHAVRVGPAQSDRR; encoded by the coding sequence ATGGGACTGATCACCGGTCTGCTCACGCTCCCGATCGCGCCGGTGCGCGGCGTGGTCTGGGTCGCGGAGAAGCTCAATGACACTGCCGAGCGCGAGCTGCACGACCCTGCCGTGTTGCGCACGCAGTTGGCCGTACTCAATCAGGAACTTGAATCCGGAGACATCAGCCTGGAGGAGTTCGAACGCGAAGAGGAACGCTTGCTTGACCGCCTGCACGCCGTAAGGGTCGGCCCGGCACAGAGTGATCGAAGGTGA
- a CDS encoding histone protein produces the protein MEDQTKLTLAVAVVGGYVLGRTKKGRVALSVATYLAGRRFGLEPRQLAAEGMRRLGEVPQVAELQEQLRGEVLDAGRKAVTAAANRSMSTLAGSISERTARLLEPPSDENEDEDENEDENEDDEYEYEGEGDEEPEDEDQEYEDEEYEEEPDEGEEEDEQPVEDEDEEEDEEEDDEEDDEEPEEEPEEEPEEPEEKQPRRRTSRRASSGPARSGGGGETSRTGKAPAKKTAASKKAAPAKKAAAKTSASAKKTAAKKTAPAKKTAAKKAAPAKKTAAKKAAPAKKAAAKKSGGSAKKTAAKKTAPAKKAAAKKTAAGKSSSKRAASKRTSGRR, from the coding sequence ATGGAAGACCAGACGAAGTTGACCCTCGCGGTCGCAGTAGTCGGCGGCTATGTGCTGGGCCGGACCAAAAAGGGGCGAGTGGCTCTCAGCGTCGCGACCTACCTCGCCGGCCGGCGCTTCGGCCTGGAGCCCCGCCAACTCGCCGCAGAGGGTATGCGCCGACTCGGCGAGGTCCCCCAGGTCGCCGAACTTCAGGAACAGCTCAGAGGCGAGGTTCTCGACGCCGGCCGCAAGGCCGTGACCGCCGCCGCCAACCGCAGCATGAGCACGCTGGCCGGTTCGATCAGCGAGCGTACGGCTCGTCTCCTCGAACCGCCGAGCGACGAGAACGAGGACGAGGACGAGAACGAGGACGAGAACGAGGACGACGAGTACGAGTACGAGGGCGAGGGCGACGAGGAGCCTGAGGACGAGGACCAGGAGTACGAGGACGAAGAGTACGAGGAGGAGCCGGATGAGGGTGAGGAAGAGGATGAGCAGCCAGTAGAGGACGAGGACGAAGAAGAGGACGAAGAAGAGGACGACGAAGAGGACGACGAAGAACCCGAGGAAGAGCCCGAGGAAGAACCCGAGGAGCCGGAGGAGAAGCAGCCGAGAAGGCGCACCTCTCGCCGGGCGTCGTCGGGCCCGGCCAGGAGCGGTGGGGGCGGCGAAACGTCCCGGACCGGCAAGGCCCCGGCCAAGAAGACGGCTGCCTCCAAGAAGGCGGCTCCGGCGAAGAAGGCGGCGGCCAAAACGTCTGCCTCGGCCAAGAAGACCGCTGCAAAGAAGACCGCCCCGGCGAAGAAGACGGCTGCCAAGAAGGCGGCCCCGGCCAAGAAGACGGCTGCAAAGAAGGCGGCCCCGGCGAAGAAGGCGGCGGCCAAGAAGTCCGGCGGCTCGGCGAAGAAGACCGCTGCGAAGAAGACCGCTCCGGCGAAGAAGGCGGCAGCCAAGAAGACGGCAGCAGGCAAGTCATCGTCGAAGCGGGCCGCATCCAAGCGCACCAGCGGTCGGAGGTAG
- a CDS encoding SRPBCC family protein: MARTENAEPESEETEEPDETEETDESGMGKLRGELSNFLSAQVEKLAEKAGDKLTDVTGQLTDVAENGGSLPAIGSRILQGDSPAKAFVSEKAKGVKDNVVEKAKEAFGGGKGKRKASGGKIMNIIEVLDVGVPLRTAYDHWTQYDQFSSFAKGVRDVSMDEEMSSDWKVKVGPSSRSFKATVQEQVPDDRIVWTSEGAKGTTRGVVSFHELAPSLTRIVLVIEYYPSGFFEKTGNLWRVQGRRIRLDFKHFQRYVTLTDEEPDGWRGEIRDGEVVVSHEEAMEEEEAENEEDPEGEEEEDEDEWDEEDDGDDEEPLTDEDDEEEPDEDDEEEEEEEEEEEPEEEEPEEEEEDEAPRRRRTPSAKQRSRRARSD; the protein is encoded by the coding sequence ATGGCCAGGACGGAAAACGCAGAGCCTGAGTCGGAAGAGACCGAAGAGCCCGACGAGACCGAAGAGACCGACGAGTCCGGAATGGGCAAACTCCGCGGCGAGCTGTCCAACTTCCTCAGCGCGCAAGTGGAGAAGCTCGCGGAGAAGGCAGGGGACAAGCTGACCGATGTCACCGGCCAGCTGACCGATGTCGCGGAGAACGGCGGCTCATTGCCGGCCATCGGCTCCCGCATACTCCAGGGCGACTCCCCGGCGAAGGCGTTCGTCTCGGAGAAGGCCAAGGGCGTCAAGGACAACGTCGTGGAGAAGGCCAAGGAGGCCTTCGGCGGCGGCAAGGGCAAACGTAAGGCGAGCGGCGGAAAGATCATGAACATCATCGAGGTCCTCGATGTGGGAGTGCCGCTCCGTACCGCTTACGACCACTGGACCCAGTACGACCAGTTCAGCAGCTTCGCCAAGGGCGTGCGCGATGTCTCGATGGACGAAGAGATGTCGAGCGACTGGAAGGTCAAGGTGGGGCCCTCCTCCCGCAGCTTCAAGGCAACGGTCCAGGAGCAGGTCCCCGACGATCGCATTGTCTGGACCTCCGAGGGCGCCAAGGGGACGACGCGAGGCGTGGTGAGCTTCCACGAACTGGCACCGTCCCTCACCCGCATCGTCCTGGTCATCGAGTACTACCCGTCCGGCTTCTTCGAGAAGACGGGCAACCTCTGGCGGGTGCAAGGACGCCGGATCCGGCTCGACTTCAAGCACTTCCAGCGGTACGTCACGCTCACGGACGAGGAGCCGGACGGGTGGCGTGGTGAGATCCGCGACGGAGAAGTAGTCGTGTCGCACGAAGAGGCCATGGAAGAGGAAGAAGCGGAGAACGAGGAAGACCCGGAGGGGGAGGAGGAAGAGGATGAGGACGAGTGGGATGAGGAGGACGACGGTGATGACGAGGAACCGCTGACGGACGAGGACGACGAGGAGGAGCCGGACGAGGACGACGAAGAGGAGGAAGAAGAGGAGGAAGAGGAGGAGCCGGAAGAGGAAGAGCCGGAAGAGGAAGAAGAGGACGAGGCACCGCGCAGAAGGCGGACCCCGTCCGCGAAGCAGCGATCACGGAGAGCACGAAGTGACTGA
- a CDS encoding gas vesicle protein: MTDLDFRQDASYPVAGPQNTNLADILERVLDKGIVIAGDIKIDLLDIELLTIRLRLFVASVDTAKKAGIDWWETDPALSSHAARDALKDENRELRARIEALESGSEETSPDPR, from the coding sequence GTGACTGATCTCGACTTCCGGCAGGACGCTTCCTATCCCGTGGCCGGGCCGCAGAACACCAACCTGGCGGACATCCTGGAGCGTGTTCTCGACAAGGGCATCGTGATCGCCGGGGACATCAAGATCGACCTTCTCGACATCGAGCTGCTCACCATTCGCCTGAGGCTCTTCGTAGCGTCCGTGGACACGGCGAAGAAGGCCGGGATCGACTGGTGGGAGACCGATCCGGCGCTCAGCTCTCACGCGGCGAGGGACGCCCTGAAGGACGAGAACCGGGAGTTGCGGGCGCGGATCGAGGCACTTGAATCGGGCTCCGAAGAGACATCGCCGGATCCGCGATGA
- a CDS encoding GvpL/GvpF family gas vesicle protein, with product MTECGSGVSETHATYVFAVCRTEGNPDVDGLTGVAQGEPVRCLRIGSLTAVVQTVRGADFSDEAWQQRLTDEAELERYARAHHEVVSAVAARCPTVPLPLATLYNGDERAAFALAGESTRFRAALRRIAQHAEWGIKVYAPVSRSAGDGIPEERTAVAAGRVAPAPGAGRAYLERKRGLQSRREQRQTDSLRLADAVDADVSRLATESRRLRPHGNGAVDDQSVQVLNATYLVAAHRAAELDLLVAGLRERTGAHIEVSGPWVPYSFVGEV from the coding sequence ATGACGGAGTGCGGCTCGGGCGTCTCGGAGACGCACGCAACCTACGTCTTCGCGGTCTGCCGCACGGAGGGGAACCCCGATGTGGACGGTCTTACCGGGGTCGCACAGGGCGAACCGGTGCGGTGCCTCCGCATCGGTTCACTCACAGCGGTCGTGCAGACCGTTCGAGGGGCTGACTTCTCGGACGAGGCCTGGCAGCAACGGCTGACCGACGAGGCCGAACTCGAACGGTACGCGCGTGCCCACCATGAGGTCGTCTCGGCCGTCGCTGCCCGCTGTCCCACGGTCCCCCTGCCGCTGGCCACGTTGTACAACGGGGACGAGAGGGCCGCATTCGCGCTCGCCGGTGAGTCGACACGCTTTCGTGCAGCGCTGCGGCGTATCGCGCAGCACGCCGAATGGGGAATCAAAGTCTACGCACCCGTCTCGCGGAGCGCGGGCGACGGGATCCCGGAGGAGCGGACGGCTGTGGCGGCGGGCAGGGTGGCCCCGGCCCCTGGAGCGGGTAGAGCCTACCTGGAGCGCAAGCGCGGCCTCCAGTCGCGGCGTGAGCAGCGGCAGACGGATTCCTTGCGGCTCGCGGACGCCGTGGACGCGGACGTGAGCCGCCTTGCCACGGAGTCCCGCCGGCTCCGGCCGCACGGCAACGGAGCGGTTGACGACCAGAGCGTTCAGGTCCTGAACGCCACCTATCTGGTCGCGGCGCATCGGGCCGCCGAGCTGGACCTGCTGGTTGCCGGCTTGCGGGAACGCACCGGTGCGCACATCGAGGTCTCTGGTCCCTGGGTGCCCTACTCCTTCGTGGGCGAGGTGTAG
- a CDS encoding gas vesicle protein has protein sequence MTHEPVPWDGPGGLSGPIGVPLVDLLDRVLATGVVVSGDLVIAIADVPLVRVSLHALLSSVNERVPAPWADSGPL, from the coding sequence GTGACGCACGAACCAGTTCCGTGGGATGGTCCCGGCGGCTTGAGCGGCCCGATCGGCGTGCCGCTGGTCGATCTGCTGGACCGTGTGCTGGCGACCGGGGTGGTCGTGAGCGGTGACCTGGTCATCGCAATCGCCGACGTACCGCTCGTACGTGTCTCACTCCATGCGCTGCTGTCATCGGTCAACGAGCGTGTTCCCGCCCCCTGGGCCGACAGCGGTCCGCTGTGA
- a CDS encoding gas vesicle protein K — protein MTGSRVDLDSEKMGRDLVTLVLTVVELLRQLMERQALRRIDQGDLTDDQTDEIGTTLMMLDQRMAELCEQHGVRMEDLNLDLGPLGSLLPRD, from the coding sequence GTGACGGGCTCACGAGTGGACCTGGATTCCGAGAAGATGGGGCGCGATCTGGTCACCCTGGTACTCACGGTGGTCGAACTCCTCAGGCAGTTGATGGAGCGGCAGGCCCTGCGGCGCATCGACCAGGGCGATCTGACCGACGACCAGACCGATGAGATCGGCACGACCCTGATGATGCTCGATCAGCGCATGGCAGAGCTCTGCGAGCAGCACGGGGTACGGATGGAAGACCTGAATCTCGATCTCGGCCCCCTGGGTTCCCTCCTGCCCCGTGACTGA
- a CDS encoding Asp23/Gls24 family envelope stress response protein — MATNGSENGTALGSSGSSGGTKGTTVIADTVVSTIAGIAVRETDGVHAIGGGASRAVGAMRDKVSRSNDPGRGVKVEVGEKQAAVDVDIVVEYGTLIVDTAKKIRVHVTDAVETMTGLEVVEINIKVLDVYVPGDDDSSDDDEEKAAPERSRRVQ, encoded by the coding sequence ATGGCGACGAACGGCAGTGAAAACGGAACGGCACTCGGATCGAGCGGATCGTCGGGCGGAACCAAGGGGACGACGGTCATCGCGGATACCGTGGTCTCGACGATCGCGGGGATAGCGGTACGTGAGACCGACGGGGTCCACGCCATCGGCGGGGGAGCCTCCAGGGCTGTGGGTGCGATGAGGGACAAGGTGTCCCGCTCCAACGACCCGGGCCGCGGAGTGAAGGTCGAGGTGGGCGAGAAGCAGGCCGCCGTCGACGTCGACATCGTGGTCGAGTACGGAACTCTCATCGTGGACACCGCGAAGAAGATTCGCGTCCATGTCACCGATGCGGTGGAGACGATGACTGGGCTGGAAGTCGTCGAGATCAACATCAAGGTTCTTGATGTCTACGTGCCGGGGGACGACGACAGCTCGGACGACGACGAGGAAAAGGCCGCTCCTGAGAGGTCGCGCCGCGTTCAGTGA
- a CDS encoding iron-containing redox enzyme family protein: protein MTTALYLESRATSPALPTSRGVLSGAVLSALRDGHAPLVDPQAVSEAEPYGDDLQLALYVLYELHYQGFHGVGDDREWDPDLLRLRGALERRFLTALRTDVPGEADTRDALAAILTEPAVDDGTGVSDFLQSEGLLWQVREYSALRSLYHLKEADPHAWVIPRLHGRAKAAMAAVEYDEFGAGRAEDIHARLFADLMDDLGLDHAYGAYLDAAPAQGLCTVNVMSLFGLHRALRGALVGHFAAVEVTSSPGSRRLAKAMRRTGAGPAAARFYDEHVEADAVHEQVVRLEVIDPLLTTEPGLDADVAFGIRATGLLEDRLGALLLAAWRGGRSALRVPLAAAAEHPGSP from the coding sequence ATGACTACCGCGCTCTACCTCGAATCGCGCGCCACCAGCCCTGCGCTGCCCACGTCGCGCGGCGTGCTCTCCGGCGCCGTCCTGTCGGCCCTGCGGGACGGACACGCACCCCTGGTGGACCCACAGGCCGTGTCCGAGGCCGAGCCGTACGGCGACGATCTCCAGCTCGCGCTCTACGTGCTCTACGAGTTGCACTACCAGGGATTCCACGGAGTCGGTGACGACCGTGAGTGGGATCCCGACCTGCTGCGGCTGCGCGGTGCGCTGGAACGCCGTTTCCTGACCGCCTTGCGCACCGACGTGCCGGGGGAAGCCGACACCCGCGACGCCCTCGCCGCGATCCTCACCGAACCGGCCGTTGACGACGGCACCGGCGTGAGCGACTTCCTGCAGAGCGAGGGTCTGCTGTGGCAGGTCCGGGAATACTCGGCACTCCGTTCCCTCTACCACCTGAAGGAAGCCGATCCGCACGCCTGGGTCATCCCGCGGCTGCACGGCCGCGCGAAGGCGGCCATGGCCGCGGTCGAGTACGACGAGTTCGGCGCCGGACGCGCCGAAGACATCCACGCCCGGCTCTTCGCCGACCTGATGGACGACCTCGGCCTGGACCACGCCTACGGCGCCTATCTGGACGCGGCCCCCGCGCAGGGGCTGTGCACGGTCAACGTCATGTCATTGTTCGGTCTGCACCGGGCGTTGCGCGGCGCTCTCGTGGGCCACTTCGCCGCGGTGGAGGTGACGTCCTCCCCCGGCTCCCGGCGACTCGCGAAGGCGATGCGGCGCACCGGTGCCGGGCCGGCCGCCGCGCGCTTCTACGACGAGCACGTCGAGGCCGACGCGGTGCACGAGCAAGTCGTCCGTCTGGAGGTGATCGACCCTCTTCTGACGACGGAGCCCGGCCTGGACGCCGACGTGGCCTTCGGCATCAGGGCCACCGGTCTGCTCGAAGACAGACTGGGTGCGCTCTTGCTGGCGGCCTGGCGGGGCGGACGGTCCGCCCTGCGCGTCCCACTGGCAGCAGCCGCAGAGCATCCCGGCAGCCCATGA
- a CDS encoding CDGSH iron-sulfur domain-containing protein has protein sequence MRDKSDIRRVRLERSGPLLVEGPVTVTGHDGVAVTSERFMVAVCTCRRSRSYPWCDTSHRSRAAPTAGTGTDAATDPESGATA, from the coding sequence GTGCGCGACAAATCTGACATCCGCCGTGTCCGCCTCGAACGCAGCGGACCGCTCCTGGTGGAGGGGCCCGTGACTGTCACCGGGCATGACGGTGTGGCTGTCACCTCCGAGCGCTTCATGGTGGCGGTGTGCACCTGCCGTCGCAGCCGCAGCTACCCCTGGTGCGACACCAGCCACCGCAGCCGCGCGGCCCCGACCGCCGGGACCGGGACCGACGCCGCCACCGACCCGGAATCAGGTGCGACAGCATGA
- a CDS encoding HemK2/MTQ2 family protein methyltransferase produces MLTVPGVYSPQHDTHLLMRAVARENITPGTRLLELGTGSGALAVHAARLGARVTAIDISHRAVLCARVNAALHRSRITVRYRDLSALDASQYDMVISNPPYVPAPAARPPLRGRARAWDGGPDGRAVVDRVCATAATVLRPGGTLLMVHSEMCGVQTTIDVLARAHLDAEVVDRGLVPLGPVLHSRLPWLRDQGLMNHTEQDKEELVVIRARQI; encoded by the coding sequence ATGCTGACAGTGCCGGGCGTCTACAGTCCGCAACACGACACGCACCTCCTCATGCGGGCCGTGGCCCGGGAGAACATCACCCCCGGGACACGTCTCCTGGAACTGGGGACCGGCAGCGGGGCCCTGGCAGTCCACGCCGCCCGGCTGGGCGCCCGCGTGACCGCCATCGACATCTCGCACCGGGCCGTGCTGTGCGCCAGGGTGAACGCCGCCCTCCACCGCAGCCGGATCACCGTCCGCTACCGCGATCTGTCCGCTCTCGACGCGAGTCAGTACGACATGGTGATCAGTAACCCCCCGTACGTTCCCGCGCCCGCCGCACGGCCGCCGTTGCGGGGCAGGGCCCGCGCGTGGGACGGCGGCCCGGATGGCCGGGCCGTCGTCGACCGGGTGTGCGCGACCGCCGCGACCGTGCTGCGACCCGGCGGAACACTGCTCATGGTCCATTCGGAAATGTGCGGTGTCCAGACCACGATCGATGTCCTCGCACGGGCACACCTCGACGCGGAGGTCGTCGACCGCGGGCTCGTCCCCCTCGGCCCCGTCCTGCACTCCCGACTGCCGTGGCTGCGCGATCAGGGACTGATGAACCACACAGAACAGGACAAAGAGGAGTTGGTGGTCATCCGTGCGCGACAAATCTGA
- a CDS encoding zinc-dependent alcohol dehydrogenase, with product MRALTWQGKRDVRVETVPDPRIEDPTDIIVRITSTGICGSDLHLYEVLGPYLDPGDILGHEPMGIVEEVGPQVTSLAPGDRVVVPFNISCGHCYMCDRGLHSQCETTQVRERGMGAALFGYTKLYGQVPGGQAELLRVPFGDSLPVKVPHGPADDRFVYLSDVLPTAWQAVEYAAIPPGGSVTVLGLGPIGAMAARIARHRGAGLVVGVDLVPDRLSRAAADGVLCLDLRRHGKELGDAIRDLTDGRGTDAVIDAVGMEAHGAPVAKAAHGAVGLLPDALAERLMETAGVDRLAAVRAAIDVVRRGGTVSVSGVYGGAADPLPMLTMFDKQIQLRMGQANVRRWVDDILPLLTDEDPLGVDDFATHRLPLEEGPQAYKTFQDKRDGMIKTLLIP from the coding sequence ATGCGCGCACTGACCTGGCAAGGCAAAAGGGACGTCCGGGTGGAGACCGTTCCGGATCCGCGGATCGAGGACCCGACGGACATCATCGTCCGGATCACGTCCACCGGCATCTGCGGCTCGGACCTGCACCTTTACGAAGTCCTGGGCCCCTACCTCGACCCCGGAGACATTCTCGGCCACGAGCCCATGGGGATCGTGGAGGAGGTCGGCCCCCAGGTGACCTCGCTCGCCCCCGGGGACCGTGTAGTCGTCCCCTTCAATATCTCGTGCGGGCACTGTTACATGTGCGACCGGGGGCTGCACTCCCAGTGTGAGACCACGCAGGTCCGCGAGCGGGGCATGGGAGCCGCCCTCTTCGGCTACACCAAGCTCTACGGCCAGGTGCCCGGTGGCCAGGCGGAGCTGCTGCGGGTTCCCTTCGGAGACAGCCTGCCGGTCAAGGTGCCGCACGGGCCGGCGGACGACCGGTTCGTCTACCTGTCCGACGTACTGCCCACCGCCTGGCAGGCCGTGGAGTACGCGGCGATCCCGCCCGGCGGGTCCGTCACCGTCCTGGGGCTCGGGCCGATCGGTGCGATGGCGGCGCGGATCGCCAGGCACCGGGGCGCGGGCCTGGTGGTGGGCGTCGATCTCGTGCCCGACCGGCTGTCCCGCGCCGCCGCCGACGGGGTGCTCTGCCTCGACCTGCGCCGGCACGGCAAGGAACTCGGCGACGCCATCCGCGATCTCACCGACGGACGGGGCACCGACGCGGTGATCGACGCGGTCGGCATGGAGGCGCACGGCGCACCCGTGGCGAAAGCGGCGCACGGGGCCGTGGGGCTGCTGCCCGACGCTCTGGCGGAACGGCTCATGGAAACGGCGGGCGTGGACCGCCTGGCCGCCGTCCGGGCGGCGATCGACGTGGTGCGCAGGGGCGGCACGGTCTCGGTGTCCGGCGTGTACGGCGGCGCGGCCGACCCCCTGCCGATGCTGACCATGTTCGACAAGCAGATCCAGCTCCGGATGGGGCAGGCCAACGTCAGACGCTGGGTCGACGACATCCTCCCGCTGCTCACGGACGAGGACCCGTTGGGCGTCGACGACTTCGCGACGCACCGTCTGCCGCTCGAAGAGGGGCCGCAGGCGTACAAGACCTTCCAGGACAAGCGTGACGGGATGATCAAAACGTTGCTGATCCCCTGA
- a CDS encoding SRPBCC family protein — protein MAVRHRLIESPVDDVWAVLADGRRYADWVVGTSESRPEDGEWPQVGSSITYTVRVGPWSVAGSTVVRRREPPEVLELEVDSGWLGTARIALEVRPWGENTLVTIDEHPLRGPAGKLHNTAVDALIQLRHRSMLARLADTVETAPQGRRKTG, from the coding sequence ATGGCCGTACGACATCGATTGATCGAAAGCCCCGTGGACGATGTCTGGGCGGTTCTGGCCGACGGCAGGCGGTACGCGGACTGGGTGGTGGGGACGTCGGAGTCGCGTCCTGAGGACGGAGAGTGGCCGCAGGTCGGCTCCAGCATCACGTACACCGTCCGGGTCGGCCCGTGGTCGGTGGCCGGAAGCACCGTCGTTCGGCGCCGCGAGCCTCCCGAAGTGCTGGAACTGGAGGTCGACAGCGGGTGGCTCGGCACCGCCCGGATCGCCCTGGAGGTCCGGCCGTGGGGCGAGAACACCCTGGTGACCATCGATGAACACCCGCTGCGCGGACCGGCCGGAAAGCTGCACAACACAGCCGTGGACGCGCTGATCCAACTACGCCACCGCAGCATGCTCGCCCGACTGGCCGACACCGTCGAGACGGCCCCGCAGGGCAGACGCAAGACCGGCTGA
- a CDS encoding phytoene desaturase family protein: MPDAVVVGAGPNGLVAANLLVDAGWTVEVLEAQPEPGGAVRSDRGVHPDYVSDLFSAFYPLAAASPVLAGLDLRAEGLSWSRAPRVLAHPLPDGRCALLERGAEETAEGLDMFAAGDGAAWLDLYGTWNRLGPDLLRALFTPFPPVRSGVRLAAGLRAAGGLRLARMLLLPVRRLGEEQFRGEAARLLLAGNALHADLGPEAAGSGGFGWLMSMLGQTYGFPVPVGGAGALTAALVRRLERHGGVVRCGKRVDEIVVRGGRAVGVRTAEGESVPASRAVLADVSAPALYGELVDARYLPGRLLKDLHGFQWDYATFKVDWALTGRVPWTAAGAGSAGTVHLADGVDGLTRFAAQIATGRVPDHPFLLVGQMTTADATRSPAGTESAWAYTHVPHLIKGDAGEDGLTGRWDRREQEAMADRMEAEVERRAPGFRSLITARRILAPPTLESMDANLHGGAINGGTAAAHQQLVFRPTPGTGRPETPVKGLYLASASAHPGGGVHGAPGANAAQAALRGVRSVRRLSGR, encoded by the coding sequence ATGCCGGACGCGGTGGTGGTCGGCGCGGGGCCCAATGGTCTCGTGGCGGCGAACCTTCTTGTCGACGCGGGATGGACCGTGGAGGTGCTTGAGGCGCAGCCGGAGCCGGGCGGCGCGGTCCGTAGTGACCGGGGCGTCCATCCCGACTACGTGAGCGACCTGTTCAGTGCCTTCTACCCGCTGGCGGCCGCCTCCCCGGTACTGGCGGGGCTGGACCTGCGCGCCGAAGGGCTCAGCTGGAGCCGTGCCCCGCGCGTCCTGGCACACCCGCTGCCGGACGGCCGCTGCGCGCTTCTCGAACGTGGAGCCGAGGAGACGGCGGAGGGCCTGGACATGTTCGCCGCGGGCGACGGTGCCGCCTGGCTCGACCTGTACGGCACGTGGAACCGCCTGGGTCCGGACCTTCTGCGCGCCCTGTTCACCCCCTTCCCGCCGGTGCGGTCCGGTGTTCGGCTGGCGGCCGGGCTCCGGGCGGCCGGCGGTCTGCGCCTGGCGCGGATGCTGTTGCTGCCCGTCCGTCGCCTGGGGGAGGAACAGTTTCGCGGCGAGGCCGCCAGGCTCCTGCTCGCGGGCAACGCGCTGCACGCGGACCTCGGGCCCGAAGCGGCGGGCAGCGGGGGCTTCGGGTGGCTGATGTCCATGCTCGGACAGACCTACGGATTTCCGGTGCCGGTCGGAGGAGCCGGTGCGCTCACCGCCGCTCTGGTGCGGCGCCTGGAGCGGCACGGAGGCGTGGTCCGCTGCGGGAAGCGTGTCGACGAGATCGTCGTACGCGGCGGACGAGCCGTCGGCGTACGCACAGCGGAGGGTGAGTCCGTACCGGCGTCCCGTGCCGTGCTGGCCGATGTGTCCGCGCCCGCGCTCTACGGTGAACTGGTCGACGCGCGGTACCTCCCCGGCCGGCTGCTGAAGGACCTGCACGGGTTCCAATGGGACTACGCCACGTTCAAGGTCGACTGGGCACTGACCGGCCGCGTGCCCTGGACCGCCGCTGGGGCCGGCTCGGCGGGCACGGTCCACCTGGCCGACGGGGTCGACGGGCTCACCCGCTTCGCCGCGCAGATCGCGACGGGCCGGGTTCCCGACCACCCCTTCCTCCTCGTCGGGCAGATGACCACGGCCGACGCCACCCGTTCACCGGCCGGCACCGAATCGGCGTGGGCCTACACCCATGTCCCGCACCTGATCAAGGGGGACGCGGGCGAGGACGGCCTGACAGGGCGGTGGGACCGGCGTGAACAGGAAGCGATGGCCGACCGCATGGAGGCCGAGGTGGAACGGCGGGCCCCCGGATTCCGTTCCCTCATCACCGCCCGGCGCATCCTCGCACCGCCCACCCTTGAGTCCATGGACGCCAACCTGCACGGCGGCGCGATCAACGGCGGAACCGCGGCTGCCCACCAGCAGTTGGTGTTCCGGCCGACTCCGGGTACCGGGCGGCCGGAAACGCCGGTGAAGGGCCTCTACCTCGCCTCGGCCTCCGCACACCCCGGCGGCGGGGTCCATGGGGCCCCCGGCGCGAACGCCGCGCAGGCCGCGCTGCGCGGCGTGCGTTCTGTGCGCCGCCTTAGCGGCCGGTGA